TCGCCTTACGACGTCCTTGTGGACAAGATGGGGTGTGCTCAGTGACTGCGGGGCCTGCTGGGTGGAGGAGCACCTGTGGACGCCCACGGGGTGCTGACGAGGAGGTGAGGGGTTACTTCTCCCTGCTCCAGGTGCTGTGCTCTGCCCCCCTGCCTGTTCTGCTGACTCTggcatcagtgaatgaatgataaCCTGGAAGGTGCGCTTACCTCTTCCAAGATGGTATGAAAACAGAATGGATTGCAAATATTTGGGATGAAAAATTGAGGGTGGGcccaaaaagttttaaataggATTGAACAAGGGACGTAGACCAGCAAGATGCAGTTCAAGACATGTGTTTTTATAGTCCTACCGTGGGTGCTTGCAAAAAAAAAGCCACTTGCAAATTTCTAGGATTGAGTTAGTGTAGTTTAGGAGTAATTCATAAGATGCTTTGGCATTCTGTGGATGATATGGAATCAACAGGATTTGTTTGAAGCTGTCATGTTCTTAGATGGTGTGGTTAGAGGTATAACTAAGAGAATGGAAGTCTTGTTGTCACATGACCCTGGATGATGCACCCAGCACTGATTATTGTGTGCGGCTCTGAGCACCCCGGGTAAGTGGCACTTTGGGCTCCCTAGTGTGTGTGCTTAGGTGTTGGGAGCTTTTAAGAGCTGTTCCAGCTGAGGAGAATCTGAGTTCCTTACTGGACAAATAGGTTTTCACCCTAGTGATAGGGGGTGCTACTTGGAAGATTATTACGTATGAGATAGGCTATGAGCCTAGAAAATCATTAAACTCCTTTTGGACCTAGGACTTAGTTAATGGATTATTTTCCAGGATAGGTTGCCATTTACTGCTAAGGACATTGTTTCTAACTTTTGACAGCCATGAATGTGAAGCATATGAAAGCTACACGCCACACCCTGGGAAAATGCACCTTAAGCGGGGCAGGGTCGGCACAGTTGGTTGACATAATTGCATTTTTTGTTTAATCACACACTCCTGTGTTATAAGTCTGGATTTTTATGATCATGTTtatactggggtgggggggatgttTATCTCAGTAGAGTACCCTAGAGTGAAATCCAGATCCAGAAAAAACCTCTTGCCCGTGTAGATTCTGTGACTGTCTTCTGGTGAAACAGTGGCACTCGAGGGGGGAGGAGTGAAGCTGGGcaagaagggaaggaaacaggaagCATTACCTCCTgtatataattttgccttttataaTTGAAGAAGGTTTTAAAAGTTGCTTTTCCTGTCTTGTGTGAGCTTCCTATCCTTTTTTGGtttctggttttgcttttctatCCTTGTTCTTATGATAgtgacttttccttttattcttccttGTGATCAGTATAATTTCACCAATAGGCAGCTTTTCTTTTACAGCTTCCACTTTCTGCATGAATTTTACTTTCCTACCTCTATCCCTGCTCTGTCAcatcttagctgtgtgactttgggaatgttaccctctctgtgttttcatttccttacctggagagagagagaaaaaaagcaaggagaTGTGAAGATCTGTTTCTGGAGGCCATTACAAATATTAAATAGTTtaacttaaattaaaattaaaaattaagtaaaagtaattacaatttaaaacttaaaatttacaaACATGTATTAGTGCTGAGAATAATACTCGGCCCCTAGAAGGTTCTAGCTTTCCATCCTCTTTCCAATGAGCAATGTTTATTGTTTACTGACAGAGAACATCTGTTATGTAATTCTTAAGTATTAAGGTACAACTCTTTCTAGCAAGATTTTACACCTGCTTGTCACTCTCTAGCAACCACATTGTGGATTGCAGTGTCTGATGCTCCGGTTTGGTTTGTCACTGCTGAGAAGAatgcatttatttccttctgccaGCCTCTATAGTTCAAACCCAAGAGGGCTCTTGGCTTCATGCTTATAATTCTGCCCACAGAGAATTAGAGATGCTTACTTTGTCTGGTTGGCTCACATTTATGGAATGTCTTGCTCTCCATGACTTTCCAGGACGCCCATTTCCCGACCCAGAGAGCACGGTGTTCTTTTAAACTGCTGTCTTAATGATTTGCCTACatgctttttgtatttctgccCAGAGGCACAAGGAAAACACCTTGAAAActgaataatgaaagaaatatagATGCTTTGAGACTCCCCTCTTTATCAGGGGACGGAGGCTGGGATCAGAGTGTCAGCACCTTGGTTAGGCTTGAAGCTAGACCTGGGGGTACCACTGGCCTACCGAAGACAGGCCtggaagaaggcagagaaggagaaaaagaaagcaggagacGGGGCtgaagggggtgggaggatgaGGACCTGAGTGCCACAGGGACAGAACGGAAGTGCGGCACAACAGGGAGAGGAAAGCGCAAACCTGTGCACAGGTGTGTGTATTTGGACAGGATTCTACAAACATGGGGAAAGGAATGGAAAGACCTAGATCAGGATGTCACTGTGCCGTgtgcggtgggggtgggggggggaggaggaagaagggggaaataaaaaaaaataactgaccaAAATCCAGCTTATAGGAAATGATGTCATTATGGAAAACGTACATGCTTTTGTACAGatgcaaacaaatgaaaggaaaagagaggtcCATCAGCTGAGTTCTTAGGGGTGCCCGTGGGAGGCTGCCAAGTGAAAAGTTATTGGTGATGTTTCAGTCCTTTGGTTTTCTTGTTtactatgttattttgttttataatagatacatacaaatatacatatatgtagatatacatatatggtatatatacacatgcacatgtttagtatatgtacaaatatacatgtgtgtgtggatatacacacacacactcttttgaATGTGTGAAGTAGCATATGAAACAATGATGACGGGAAGACAACTGGGTTGCCATGTAACCTATTTTGGTAGAAACGTAACAGTCTCCTGTGTAATGTGGGTGTGCACTCGTGCATGTTTGCACAAAGCAGAGGAAGGCGTGGAAGGCGGCTCTTCACTTTGATTCCCCACTGGGGGAATTGGGTACGAGGCAGAACCTTGTTACTTTTAAACTCTCCCATCCCCAGGGCCTAATGAATGCATTCATAGTAGTGGATAAAACAATGTTAGCCTTGAGTGGTTTACTGATGATCTGTGAGGCTACTTTGGTagaaatttaaatactttattagAGTTTAATCTCTGTGAGGGAAGAAATAACATTGATCTTCATCAGTCATCTTGTCATGGATTCATTCACTCATGCTGAGAGTATATATTAAGTgccatatagatagatagataggtagatagatagatagataggtatatgtatgtgccaggtatttaacaatattttctctGATGCCTAGCacatttggagtttttttttttttaagtaaaaatataggGTTTTGAAAGTTCATCATAGAAAGACCTGATCTAGTGgatcaggaaggcttcctggaggaagtggcatttaAGCTGCAGACTGAAGACTAAACGGGAGTTTGTTGGGTGAGGTCAGGGGAGGATTCCACATTTCATGAAGATGGAAgggtatgtgcaaaggccctgaagcaggGAGAAAGGAACATGGTAACGTGAGGAATGAGGAGTGTGGCTGCAGCctaggaaagaaaaggatgagagGGAATGAGGCTAGAAAGGTATGTAGGGGCTGGATCATCCAGGACTCGCAGGCTACTAGAATTTcctccaactttttattttgaaaagtgtcAAACCTATGCAAAAGTTGCAGGTGTAGTCAAGTGGATCACCTAGATTTTCAAATTGCTGGCGTTTTTCCATGTTTGTGtgctctctctcttacacacacacacacacacacacacacacacacacacacacacacatatttttctctttgctgacCGTTTGAGAGTAAGTTACAGACAACATGTCATGTTAAAAAGCATGTCATGTTTAATATCATGTATCTTCCAGGAACACAGATTATCTCTGGTATAATTGTGATACTGTTACACACCCAAGAAGGTTAACATTGATAAAATACCTTTACCCAATAGATTGTCCGTATTTAAATCTTGAATTGTCCCAATGTTCTctgctaactttttaaaaaatccaggatCCAGTCAAGAATCATGCATTGTGTGCAGATATCCATTGGTGTTTTGGGGGGCAAGTTTAGCCCagctattttgtagaatgcccgtCAATTCAAATTTGCCTgattatttcctcatgattaaacTCAGGTTGAACATTTACAGCAGGGATACTCTCATAGGGGATGTGAGGCCTGAGAACTACCTAACATCAGGAGCACATGATAGCACTTTCCATAATGGTGATGTTAAATTTGGTGGTGTCTACCAGctttctccattgtacagatgaaatTTTCCTTTGTAAGAAATAAAGTAATCCGGAGGGTCGTGCTTTAAGATTCTGTAAATATCCTGTTCCCCAACAGTTTTGCACTCAGTGATTTTAGCAACCATTGGCATCCCTCATCCAAGATAATTATTACTCTGGTGAATACAAAGTGGTGATTTTTCTAATTGTCtaattttttgtatattagtTGGTATTCTGTGAAGAAgagccttcctttctcctctgctctTTTTAATCAGTATCAGTATGAacttgtgaatttttaaaatacgaATTTaagatttaatatatatttataatccaCTTCTGACATAAATCGTTTTGATGTTACAGTTTCCCATATTTGGCCAGCAGGAGCCTCTGTCTAGAAGGCTTTTGAGAAATAGTACCTGGATTGAGTGAATGAAGTAATAGTAAGAAAgtgaggaataaataaatctgtgtttaccatgcttcttttttctctcgAGGGTCTACATCTGTCAATCTAGCgcgcttttctttttatttctctctaggTCTCATGGGCTAATTGGCTCTCGTTCAGCTGTGAACCTGACAGATAAGTCATCCTGCTGTGTATCAAGACAATGCCCAGTTTCaaaactgctctgaaaatgaTGAAGGCAGGATCGCCCAGTGATGCTGTCAGGGGCCAACAAGCGGCTTGAGAATTCCCTGTTCACCAGGTAGCAGCTTGAAGGAAGCCCCTTCCCATTAAGGAGGACTGCATGGCAGGCAGCCCCCACTGAAGGCTGGAAAATGAGTGTCCCAGCGGCTCCTAAGAAATCATGTTACCCTGAGTTACGGGACCACAGAAATGGAGTGAAAAACAGTAACGAGAGCGTCCTACGTCTGGGAGACACCAACGCCAACCCCATCATGTTGGAGGTCAGCCCCTCTCCTGGTGAGCCTGTGACATGTGCCCTGACAGATGaaattggaaatgcaaattcaaggGGGCCAGAAAGTAGCACCCGTGTCCAGAAGGAGTTTCACCCCCTTCAGGGCTTTTCAAAGGCATCTCAGGCTGGCCCTGCCAGCCTGaaggattttaaattttctccGATGGCTCAGAGAGAACAGAATGAAGAGCCCATGCTGGAGAGAGGCACAGGTCCCCTGCAGGCCCCTCGGGGTCTTCAGGGACAAGGTCAGCCAAGTTGGAGGACTGTCACAGGTGAGGCCGGCCCAGAGGTTTCGGCTCAGAGGGAGGTTGACGTTCCCTGGCGTGTTCCCAAGGATAAGTTGGCCAAGACCCTTGACAATGAGGAATTGAGGAGGCATTCTTTGGAGAGAGCCGGCAGCTCTGCCGTAGCGGTGGGCATGCTTACCAAGGAGTGGGctgggggcctggcctggccGCTTCCACAGCCCGCAGTGCTGGGGTCCCCAGAAGCCCCCCGTCCGGTACCCAGTGGCGGGGAGGGGCCGCAGAAGACGGGGGCAGCCCCTTCTCCAGGGCTGGCTTGTCTTCCAGCTGATGGTACCTCAGAGGGAAAGAGCTCACGTCATCCTAAACCATCTACCTCAGTAATCAAGGAGACCACCCCCTTAGAGACCCAGCCGGATGGGGGACAGGTACCCAACGTTAGCACCCAGAGCACAGAGCCTTCCGCCCACCTGGAGTGCGCTCCCAGTTCCTCTCCAGCCTCGAAAGACGCCCTTAGGAAGCCAGAAGCACAGTCAGGTGAGGGAAAGCCCGAGCCCAAGGTGGAGCTGAAACTTGTCCCGCTCAGGGCCGTGCAGGAGTTCAAGTCCACCCCGGCGGAGGGGCTGGGGTGTCCTCAGGAGGACGGCGTGTCACCCCTAGGGGGAAAGGAGCCGTGTACAGAGGAGGCACAGCAAGAAGCGTCGGCTGCTGCACGCAGCGGTCCCCAGCCGCCGGGTGTGGGAGGAGGCAGGGGCGAGCGGGAAAAGAGAGGTGAGGAGGGGTCTCTGCAGACCACGCCCAAGCCGGGCCCCGCTTCCTCGGGAGCTGCTGAGCGTCAGCCCACGGGCAGGAGTTCACCAGGCGCGGCTAGGAGACCGGGTGAAACCCCATCCAGCAGCGTTTCACCCAGGGGGGGTCACGTCGCTTTTGTTCCTGGTGATTCGACTGACAGCAGGCCCTCGGGTGCCAGTGAGGAGAGAGGGGTCCTGGGCGGTGGGAACGGGGACGGCGCTACGGTTTTTAATTCAGATGGTTCTGTTGGAGAGAGCGGAACTGGGGTCCCCGAGCCCCCCGACCCTCCAAGCAGCAGCTCAGAAGCTGGGGAAAGCACAGAGATCGCTACATCCGTGGCTGAGACTAGGAACCGTCTAGGGAGTGCAGTGAAGACTGAAAGCGCCCCCCAAGCAAGAGCAGATTCTCTTCCCGGAGTCCCCGTGCCCCTCCACCCAGAGACAACTGTGAATGTGGCCCGCCAGCCCGTGCAACCCAGCAGCCGTTTTCCGGACTTGGGCGCCTTGAATGTGGATGCGGGGGCCCCCCCGGCCGCCCCGCCTTCTGCCAACAGCTCCAGGTTGTCACACGCTTCCCTGAAAGTGCCTGACAAGAACCCCTGCCCTGGTGGGATCCCCAAGCCTGGCCTCACCCATCCCGAGGACACACCCGCCTCACAGGAGGGAACGGAGGGCCCCCAGGTTGAAAAGACGGAAGAAAGGGCGGATCCCCGGCCCATCGTTATGCCCAAGCCCAAGCACGTGAGGCCCAAGATCATCACCTACATCCGGAGGAGCCCTCAGGCCCTCGGCCAGGTGGACGCGTCTCTGGTTCCCGTGGGGCTACCTTATGCCCCGCCCCCGTGTAACGTGCCTCTCCCCAAAGAGGAGAAGGCGGCAGGTGGAGACCTGAAGCCGGCCGCCAGCCTCTACGACAAGTTCAAGCCAGACCTGCAGAGGCCCCGCGTGTTCAGCTCCGGACTCGTGGTGTCTGGGATCAAGCCCCCGGGACACCCCTTCAGTCAAATGAGTGAAAAGTTTTTACAGGAGGTAAGGGAATGTCACTGTGATACAGTCTATAAGTTGAACATCCTAAAGTTTGTTGTGTATTTTCGATGAATTGTGCAAACAGAATTTCCTCTCTTAGCAAATTGCAGATTCTGACGGGTGCACTTGTACAGAAATGGATGTTTTTAGCTAGAGGAGGTCGTAGGCAAATGGACACTTTCGATTAGAAGAGTTTGATCATCAGCATGAGATGGGGCTAACGTCTGAAGAGGGTCATTTAAATTCTCCCTGACATAATCCATAAGAGTTAGATACGTATGCATTCAAATTGGCTTCCTTGTTTAAGTAAGTGAGCATAATTCTTCTATAACCTAGgtcaatggaaaaaaatccaaaataaatatattgttcaAGTTAGTCAGACTTCATTCTCTGAGGGGGAGTATTTCCCTTATGGGAGAATCTTGTATTCGTCCATGTCAGGAGTACAGTGAGTAGGAAATAATGTGTTAGGCATGGGCTCTGTTTTAAGTCAAAACAGTAATTACAGCTAGCATTTAGTTGAGTGTCTACTATGCACTGGGCCCACGTAACATCACGTTTAATCTTCGCCGGTCTTCACTAATCCTTGCAGTGATCCTCTGGAGGGCGTGATTGTGGTTCTTATCGTTGCCCAGATGAGGAAGCAGACTCGGAGAGCTTTGAGTCACTCATCCAAGGCAACAAAACAAGGACAGCACTGAGATGCTCACCCAGACCCGCCCAGTTTCCTCACTCTGTGGCCCCTCTCAGTACTGGGGTGCTATGGCGAGTTGTGCTCCCAGAGCTCAGAAAGGAGGTTTTCTCTGGACGCAGTCTCATGGCAGCCAGTGATCAATTAAGAGGAAAGCAGCATCAGATCATTTCTCTCCCTGACACCCTCCACGTCTGCTCAGGCCACTCAGAGCACGGGCTGGAGCCTATAGGATGCTCAGCTGTTAGGATGCACTCGATCTGGCTCCTTTACTTCCCGACCACCTCTCCTGCcttcactcactctctctctccctctgctgcctcagggcctttgcacttcccTCTGCTCAGAATATTCTTCTCCCAGATATCTGAATGGCTTTCTCCTTCATGTTCTTTAGGTCTCTGTTCAATGATCACTTCATTGGAGACTTTCATTTGTAACAGTTCGttaaataaagtaattttgtACCCTCCCCCCCGAAACAAAAAGA
This portion of the Balaenoptera musculus isolate JJ_BM4_2016_0621 chromosome 18, mBalMus1.pri.v3, whole genome shotgun sequence genome encodes:
- the MTUS2 gene encoding microtubule-associated tumor suppressor candidate 2 isoform X2, which codes for MSVPAAPKKSCYPELRDHRNGVKNSNESVLRLGDTNANPIMLEVSPSPGEPVTCALTDEIGNANSRGPESSTRVQKEFHPLQGFSKASQAGPASLKDFKFSPMAQREQNEEPMLERGTGPLQAPRGLQGQGQPSWRTVTGEAGPEVSAQREVDVPWRVPKDKLAKTLDNEELRRHSLERAGSSAVAVGMLTKEWAGGLAWPLPQPAVLGSPEAPRPVPSGGEGPQKTGAAPSPGLACLPADGTSEGKSSRHPKPSTSVIKETTPLETQPDGGQVPNVSTQSTEPSAHLECAPSSSPASKDALRKPEAQSGEGKPEPKVELKLVPLRAVQEFKSTPAEGLGCPQEDGVSPLGGKEPCTEEAQQEASAAARSGPQPPGVGGGRGEREKRGEEGSLQTTPKPGPASSGAAERQPTGRSSPGAARRPGETPSSSVSPRGGHVAFVPGDSTDSRPSGASEERGVLGGGNGDGATVFNSDGSVGESGTGVPEPPDPPSSSSEAGESTEIATSVAETRNRLGSAVKTESAPQARADSLPGVPVPLHPETTVNVARQPVQPSSRFPDLGALNVDAGAPPAAPPSANSSRLSHASLKVPDKNPCPGGIPKPGLTHPEDTPASQEGTEGPQVEKTEERADPRPIVMPKPKHVRPKIITYIRRSPQALGQVDASLVPVGLPYAPPPCNVPLPKEEKAAGGDLKPAASLYDKFKPDLQRPRVFSSGLVVSGIKPPGHPFSQMSEKFLQEVTERPGKEEFCPPPYTHYEVPPTFYRSAMLLKPQLGLGAMSRLPSARSRILIASQRSSASAIHPPGALAAAASLYSSDPADLKKPSSSNAAKSNLPKSGLRPPGYSRLPAAKLAAFGFVRSSSVTSVSSTQPADSAQPEPGRLANRSTFGTEDQPALKAALPSKDTPKGAARVAPPASSSVTTPRRSLLPAPKSTTTPAGTKKEVQKDQDANKPAVSSPKRTAASTTKLHSPGYPKQRPTAPRNGVSPKPDLQAREAERQLVQRLKERCDQQTRQLGLVQAELRRAVRGFEALAVSTQLFFGKNESALVKEKELSIELANIRDEVAFHAAKCEKLQREKAELERRREDEVRRRGRQHQAELRDLERRLQLQFETEAAQLQEKHRAQLLRIGCQHQEQVEDITASHEAALLEMENSHTVAVSLLQDDHDHKVQELISTHELEKKELEENFEKLRLSLQDQVDTLTFQSQSLRDRARRFEEALRKNTEEQLEIALAPYQHLEEDMKSLKQVLEMKNQQIHQQEKKIIELEKLAEKNIILEEKIQVLQQQNEDLKARIDQNTVVTRQLSEENANLQEYVEKETQEKKRLSRTNEELLWKLQTGDPTSPIKLSPTSPVHRGSSSGPSSPARVSMTPR
- the MTUS2 gene encoding microtubule-associated tumor suppressor candidate 2 isoform X1, with product MSVPAAPKKSCYPELRDHRNGVKNSNESVLRLGDTNANPIMLEVSPSPGEPVTCALTDEIGNANSRGPESSTRVQKEFHPLQGFSKASQAGPASLKDFKFSPMAQREQNEEPMLERGTGPLQAPRGLQGQGQPSWRTVTGEAGPEVSAQREVDVPWRVPKDKLAKTLDNEELRRHSLERAGSSAVAVGMLTKEWAGGLAWPLPQPAVLGSPEAPRPVPSGGEGPQKTGAAPSPGLACLPADGTSEGKSSRHPKPSTSVIKETTPLETQPDGGQVPNVSTQSTEPSAHLECAPSSSPASKDALRKPEAQSGEGKPEPKVELKLVPLRAVQEFKSTPAEGLGCPQEDGVSPLGGKEPCTEEAQQEASAAARSGPQPPGVGGGRGEREKRGEEGSLQTTPKPGPASSGAAERQPTGRSSPGAARRPGETPSSSVSPRGGHVAFVPGDSTDSRPSGASEERGVLGGGNGDGATVFNSDGSVGESGTGVPEPPDPPSSSSEAGESTEIATSVAETRNRLGSAVKTESAPQARADSLPGVPVPLHPETTVNVARQPVQPSSRFPDLGALNVDAGAPPAAPPSANSSRLSHASLKVPDKNPCPGGIPKPGLTHPEDTPASQEGTEGPQVEKTEERADPRPIVMPKPKHVRPKIITYIRRSPQALGQVDASLVPVGLPYAPPPCNVPLPKEEKAAGGDLKPAASLYDKFKPDLQRPRVFSSGLVVSGIKPPGHPFSQMSEKFLQEVTERPGKEEFCPPPYTHYEVPPTFYRSAMLLKPQLGLGAMSRLPSARSRILIASQRSSASAIHPPGALAAAASLYSSDPAADLKKPSSSNAAKSNLPKSGLRPPGYSRLPAAKLAAFGFVRSSSVTSVSSTQPADSAQPEPGRLANRSTFGTEDQPALKAALPSKDTPKGAARVAPPASSSVTTPRRSLLPAPKSTTTPAGTKKEVQKDQDANKPAVSSPKRTAASTTKLHSPGYPKQRPTAPRNGVSPKPDLQAREAERQLVQRLKERCDQQTRQLGLVQAELRRAVRGFEALAVSTQLFFGKNESALVKEKELSIELANIRDEVAFHAAKCEKLQREKAELERRREDEVRRRGRQHQAELRDLERRLQLQFETEAAQLQEKHRAQLLRIGCQHQEQVEDITASHEAALLEMENSHTVAVSLLQDDHDHKVQELISTHELEKKELEENFEKLRLSLQDQVDTLTFQSQSLRDRARRFEEALRKNTEEQLEIALAPYQHLEEDMKSLKQVLEMKNQQIHQQEKKIIELEKLAEKNIILEEKIQVLQQQNEDLKARIDQNTVVTRQLSEENANLQEYVEKETQEKKRLSRTNEELLWKLQTGDPTSPIKLSPTSPVHRGSSSGPSSPARVSMTPR